A window of the Cicer arietinum cultivar CDC Frontier isolate Library 1 chromosome 6, Cicar.CDCFrontier_v2.0, whole genome shotgun sequence genome harbors these coding sequences:
- the LOC101494507 gene encoding isoflavone 4'-O-methyltransferase-like — protein sequence MDFSSNESEESELYHAQIHLYKHLYSFISSAALKSAVELGIADAIHNHGKPMTLNELASSLKLHPSKVNILYRFLRLLTHNGFFVKTTVMKGEEEETAYSLTPPSKLLISGKQTCLSSMVKGTLQPMPLDMWHSSNKWFNEEKEQTLFESATGENFWNFLNKDSESDKLNMFQDAMAADSQIFKIALKDCKHVFEGVESLVDVGGGTGAVTKLINEAFPNIKCTVFDQPQVVGNLTGTQNLNFVGGDMFKSIPPADAVLLKWVLHDWDDEQSLKILKNSKEAISGKGKGGKVIIIDISIDEISDNRIITELQLDFDFMMMTLFNGKEREKKEWEKLIFNAGFSSYKITPICSFKSLIEVYP from the exons ATGGATTTCAGTAGCAATGAGAGTGAAGAAAGTGAATTGTATCATGCTCAAATCCATTTATACAAACACTTATACAGTTTTATAAGCTCTGCTGCTCTCAAATCTGCTGTGGAACTTGGCATAGCAGATGCAATCCACAACCATGGAAAACCAATGACTCTTAATGAATTAGCTTCATCTTTGAAACTTCACCCTTCTAAAGTTAATATTCTCTATCGTTTCTTACGTCTTTTAACACACAAtggtttttttgtaaaaacaacAGTGATGAAAggggaagaagaagaaacagcATATTCTCTTACACCTCCTTCAAAGCTTCTCATTAGTGGCAAACAAACATGTTTATCATCAATGGTTAAGGGAACACTTCAACCAATGCCTCTTGACATGTGGCACTCTTCCAACAAATGGTTCAATGAGGAAAAGGAACAAACCCTGTTTGAGAGTGCAACAGGGGAGAACTTTTGGAACTTTCTGAACAAAGATTCTGAATCTGATAAACTGAATATGTTTCAAGATGCTATGGCAGCTGATTCTCAAATTTTTAAGATTGCACTCAAAGACTGTAAGCATGTTTTTGAGGGTGTAGAGTCTCTTGTTGATGTTGGAGGTGGAACTGGTGCTGTCACAAAACTCATCAATGAAGCTTTTCCTAACATCAAATGCACTGTTTTTGACCAACCACAAGTTGTGGGTAACTTAACTGGAACtcaaaatttaaactttgtTGGTGGAGATATGTTCAAGTCTATTCCTCCAGCCGACGCTGTTTTACTTAAG tGGGTTTTGCATGATTGGGATGATGAACAATCCTTAAAGATATTGAAGAATAGCAAAGAAGCTATTTCTGGAAAAGGGAAAGGAGGAAAGGTGATTATCATTGACATATCAATTGATGAAATAAGTGACAATCGCATAATTACTGAGTTGCAATTGGACTTTGACTTCATGATGATGACTTTATTCAAtggaaaagaaagagagaagaaagaATGGGAGAAACTCATTTTCAACGCTGGCTTTAGCAGCTACAAGATCACCCCTATATGCAGCTTCAAGTCTCTCATTGAAGTTTATCCTTGA